CGATGTCCCCAGGTTGCAAGGTCATCACCTTCGAGACGAACGAGACCAGCTCCTCGGTGGTAAAGATGAAGTTTGCGGTAGTGGAATCCTGCCGCAGCTCGCCGTTCAGGTAACTCTGTATCCGAACGTTGTTCGGATCGATGTTACTAACGATCCGCGGTCCCACCGGGCAAAAGGTATCGAAGCTCTTCGCACGTGTCCACTGCACGTCCTTCCGTTGCAGGTCGCGCGCCGTTACGTCGTTCAAGCACGTGAACCCCGCGACGTATTCCATCACTGCGTCCGGCTCGACGTTCTTGCAGGTGTCCTTTATCACTACTGCTAACTCAGCCTCGTAGTCAACCCGTGTCGATTGTGCCGG
The window above is part of the Methanomicrobia archaeon genome. Proteins encoded here:
- a CDS encoding fumarylacetoacetate hydrolase family protein, whose translation is MPLSFLQRQPTKVVLVGLNYRDHARELKMELPEEPILFLKPPTTLIGPEEFIVYPAQSTRVDYEAELAVVIKDTCKNVEPDAVMEYVAGFTCLNDVTARDLQRKDVQWTRAKSFDTFCPVGPRIVSNIDPNNVRIQSYLNGELRQDSTTANFIFTTEELVSFVSKVMTLQPGDIVATGTPSGIGAMQRGDTIEIEIEGIGTLRNYVR